The genomic DNA GTCTGAGCATTGAAGAATATTTTCGGAGAATCGACGATCGTATTTCGAACCATTCGTGCGACATAACCACCGGCTTCATCGACCACATAATTTACAGCTGTCCCCATGGTCGTGGAGTTCCCTTCAAACATGTTGTTTGTCAGAGCAAACAGTTTTACGTTCTCTGCATCAACGATCGTGGAGGTTGTTCCTGTGAATTTGGAGGAAATAATATCCAGGACTTCGGCATTTCGAAGGACGGCCACATGAGTGTTGTCCACAAAATTACCGAACTGGAACCCTGCCGAGCCAGAATCCTCGACATAAATTGCAGTGTCGGTATTCTGGATTGTTCCACCGCTATCTTCTTCAAACCCCCCTGTGGCCATGACTGTTCCAGTGGTTCTTACCATGCGAATTCCATACATTCCGCCATCTGCAGAAATCGAATCGGGACGAATATCGACAGCCGAATCTTCAACATCAATTGCCGGTGCATTCACTGAAGAGACGGATCCATCGCGAATGCGAACAAAATCAGAATTTCGCGATTCGATTCCCGTTCCGTTTGTGGTTTGTATATCCATCGTATAAATGTCAATCAGGCCCATGTTATCAACAAGTTCTACACCTTTGCTGCCGGTCGCTCCCTGGAGAATCAGGTTCTCAACAGCAGCGAATCCGTAAACATCTGTTTCGACATCGTCGCTCGTGTCGACCGTTCCCTGATCGTCTACAGTGGTGATCAAATCAAAATCTTCAACCAGTAGGCCACTTCCCTGATTGTTTAACAATGTAAGGTCGCCACCAAAAACCGTTTGGCCATGACCACCGCTAAGCAAGACACCATTGCCTCCAGCTCCTTCGACTTTCACATTATCGAGCCGCATATAACCATCGTGGTTGAGGATTTTCACTCCGTCTGCCTGACTGTCGTTGATGGTCAGATTGTTGACGTAGCCATTGTTTGAGGAGTCGATGACAAGTCCACTCTCGGTTGCATCGTTGAGTGTCACATTCTCAATTCGGAAATTATCGATGCCATTGGCGACAATTAAATCCCCACTGGTCGAGCCGGCAGCAGGGTTTAATGTCAAACCGGCAATAGATGTGTTGTCAGCCAGTGTAATCGCGGGACTGTTCAGACTCGCATTGATGGTCACGGGAGCTGCACTGGCGTTGGCTTCCATCGAAACGGTTCCGTAATTGACGGTGTCGATAGAGAAGGCGTTCCCTTCTCCAAACAGCTTCTGACCATCCTGCAGCACAATCGACTCACTAAAGCTCGAACCTTCACGCAAGTAGAAGATGTCTCCACCAGCTGTTTGCGCTTCGGCAATCGTGTCGAACGGGTTTTCGGCAGTTCCATCCTGGGCAGCAATACTCATTATGGTTGTTGGTGCAGGAACACCTGTGTTTTGAATGTTTTGAACAACATACGCGTTGTTCGTGATTGGATTGATCAAAGGAATAGCCGTTCCAATCTCAGAGCGTTTGCTCACAATAACGTTGTAGTTGGAATCGTTGAATCGGCGGAATTGACGATCAAGTCGATTGTCTGGAACATCGTTATTACCGAAACGAAATGACATTCCCAGAGTAACATTCGTGCCGAAGGTATCGTCATTGGAGATTGCAAACTGAGTTTGCAGATAAGGGGTGATGTCTCCCTGAACATGGAATTTGACACCATCGATATTATCAACATTTGAACCTTCAAAGTGATACCAACTGACGATCGCTTCCATGTTCCGTTCGTCGGCAAACTCTCCCGGCATATAGAAGCCGAGATTGACATCGACTCCTTTCATCGCCACTCCGATGGTATCCACGGTGTCCAGTACAATTTGATTACCCTGCATGCGGACATTCCCAGTGGATGATTGCAGGACCTTTTCATCCTCGCCAACGGGAACATAGACATTAGAAGTCAGTCTTCCGAATCGAGTCGAACCTTCCAGACCGAAGGACATTTGCTGATAAATCTTTTCCAGCGACTGGTCAAAGCCGTAATTGCCGTTCACGCCAATCATGAGAATGTCGTTAGGTTCCAGGAACCGATAACCTGTTCCAATATTCCCGCCGACATTCCCTTCATTCGTCATGAAGCCTCGTAGATCACCAAAAAGAATGCTTTCATCTTCATCGAGGATATATGGCATGAATTCAATATGCGTAATTCCGGTATCCCGGCCAAAGGCAGGCATCGCCGTATGACCAAGCCGTGCATCCGTCTGAATTCCCTGAGCCTTTGCCTTTTGCAGGCCTGTTGACAGGATAACTATCGATACGAAAGCGAACAGCAATCGAAGTGTCTGATCGGATTTGAGCATGAAACTGCCAATTTTTGGGGAGGAGAGCCTCGAAATGCAGATTGATTTCGAAACGATTGGCAATGAACCAGGAACCAGTTCATTGCGTGGGGATAGGAGAAATACCTGATCGCATATATCGAGTCAATTTCAGCCTGTCTTTTGCACCTGTTACAACAAACTTCAGGTCAGCCTCCTCAAGACAGACTTTCCAGCAAATTGCTACGAGAAATGCTCAATTTCAGGATTAAAATTGACACATCTGGACTTGCAAATATGATCCCGCTCTCTCGCCGGAGAACTCGGACACCATGAAATTCCCCCCTGAGCAATCCACGAATCTTGCCTGAATGCCCTAATCCGCACTTTCCAAGTGCATTGGTAAATGCAAGAATGACGATAATCCGGGAAACTTGTATGGATTATCGGAGTTAAGCAACCGATTTGCCGATATTCCTTAAGTATGATTCTCGGAGTACGGAATTCACTCAAGCCATCCACTGGGATGAATTTGTGCAGAAAACCGGAATTGAAACAGCGAACTGAATTCGCATTTAATACGTCGTATCTACGACGTCGATTCGCCTGAATGGCAAGAATAACGGAGTCTAACCAGATTATGTCGGCAGTTGATACACAATCGAATGGTAACGGTAATTTTCGCACGACAGAGCAAGTCGATGCAGTCGTCATCCGCTTTTGCGGCGACAGTGGCGACGGCATGCAGCTCGTTGGCACTCAATTCACCAATGTTTCGGCTGTCTTCGGGAACGATGTGAGCACCCTTCCCGACTTCCCCGCGGAAATTCGTGCTCCCGCCGGAACATTGAACGGAGTTTCCGGGTTCCAGCTCTGCTTCTCCAGCACCGATATTTTCACGCCGGGAGATGAAGTCGACACCCTTGTCGCCATGAACCCTGCTGCCCTGAAGACAAACCTGGCCGACCTGAAGCGGGGCGGAACACTCATTGTCAATAAGGATGCTTTCGATAAATCCGGACTGTCCAAGGCTGGATACGCAACAAATCCGCTCGAAGACGACAATGACTCTTTGGCCGGTTATCGTGTTCATAAAGTCGATATGACTCGCCTGACTCGCGATTCCGTCGCCGATCTCGGCCTCTCTCTCAAAGAAGCAGACCGCTGCAAAAACTTCTTCGCTCTCGGACTTGTCTACTGGCTCTATGATCGGGATGCGAAGGCGACTCAGGATTGGATCAAATCCAAGTTTGCGAAACGTCCGGAACTCGTTCAGGCAAACCTGTCAGCTCTGAAAGCCGGGGCCGACCTCGGGTATTCGACTCAGGCCTTCACCGTTCATTACAAAGTTCCACCCGCGAAATTGCCGCCGGGCAAATACCGCAAAATGACTGGTAATGAAGCAGTTGCGATGGGACTGGTCGCTGCGGCTCATGTTTCCGGTAAAGAACTGTTTTATGCCGGATATCCGATCACACCTGCCAGCGATATTCTGCACGAACTTTCTAAGCTGAAAAACTTCGGCGTTCGCACAGCTCAGGTTGAAGACGAAATCGCCGCCATCACCGCTACTGTCGGAGCCTCCTTCGGTGGAGCGTTTGCAGTCACAGCCAGCAGTGGACCAGGTATCGCGTTGAAGTCTGAGGGAATCGGGCTGGCAGTCATCACCGAATTGCCACTGGTGATCGTCAATGTACAGCGTGGTGGACCGAGTACTGGCTTGCCGACAAAAACCGAACAGGCCGACCTGATGATGTCCTTCTTTGGACGCAACGGCGAATGTCCGATGCCGATTATCGCAGCTGCCACTCCAGGCGATGCTTTTGATGTCTCCCGAGAAGCTTTGCGGCTGGCCGTCGAATTTATGACGCCGGTCTTCCTCCTGAGTGATGGCTACATCGCCAACGGAGCCGAGCCTTGGAAGATTCCTGATCTCAAAAACATCAAACCGATCGACTTCAAGCATATTAAAGAAGCCAACGGACAAGATGGCCAGTATCTGCCTTATCTGCGAAATGATCGCCTCGTTCGCCCTTGGGCATTACCGGGCACGAAGGGTCTTGAACACCGTGTTGGAGGACTGGAAAAATCGGATGGAACAGGGAACGTCAGCTACGATCCCGACAACCATCAGCACATGATTGAAACGCGAGCCAAAAAAATAGCCGGCATCGCCAATCATATTCCAGAACAACCACTCGAAGGCCCCGATTCCGGCGACCTGCTCGTCATCAGCTGGGGCGGAACCTACGGTTCTGTCCGTACTGCTGTTCAGCGAGCACAAAAAGATGGCCATAAAGTCACGCTGGCACACATCCGCTACCTCAACCCGTTTCCTAAGAATCTGGAAGAGGTCATCAAACGCTTCGATAAAGTTCTCGTCCCCGAACTCAACACCGGACAGCTTCGCTTCCTTCTGCGAGCGATGTTCCTGTGCGACGCCAAGGGGCTGAACAAGATGAAGGGGAAACCATTCCTCGTCAGCGAAGTTTACGATGCCATTCTTGAAAACCTGAAGAAATAATCACGCCGTCGCAGGTTAGACGGTTATAATAAGACAATTATCAAGTTCTGTTGAGATAGGACTCCTTATGAGTACGAGTATTGAACTTCCAGTTCTAACCCCCAAAGATTTCGCCAGTGACCAGGAAGTCCGCTGGTGTCCTCGTTGCGGTGACTATTCTATTTTGGCTCAGGTCAAAAAAATCTTACCAACGCTGAACATTCCCAAAGAAGAGTTCGTGTTTATCTCCGGCATCGGCTGCTCAAGCCGGTTCCCGTATTACATGAACACTTACGGCATGCACAGTATCCACGGCCGTGCCCCTGCGATTGCGACTGGCCTGAAAGTGGCACGACCTGATTTACAGGTTTGGGTGATCACTGGCGACGGCGATTCCCTTTCCATCGGCGGCAATCACTTCATGCACATGATTCGCCGCAATGTGAATCTGAAAGTGATCCTGTTCAACAATCAGATTTACGGACTGACCAAAGGACAGTATTCACCAACCAGTCCTCAGGGAAAACGAACCAAGAGTACGCCTTATGGTTCGGTCGACGCTCCTTTGACACCGCTTTCCGTAGCAATAGGCGCCCGCGCCACCTTCGCGGCTCGATCTGTCGATGTCGATATTAAACACTTGTGCTATGTTTTGGAGCGAGCTGCCAATCATAAAGGAACTGCTCTGGTTGAGGTCTATCAGGACTGCAACGTCTTCAACAGCGGTGCCTTTGATTTTGCTTCCAAGAAAGACCAGAAGGTCGAAAACTGCATCTACCTCGAACACGGCAAGCCGCTGATCTTCGGGA from Rubinisphaera italica includes the following:
- a CDS encoding inverse autotransporter beta domain-containing protein codes for the protein MLKSDQTLRLLFAFVSIVILSTGLQKAKAQGIQTDARLGHTAMPAFGRDTGITHIEFMPYILDEDESILFGDLRGFMTNEGNVGGNIGTGYRFLEPNDILMIGVNGNYGFDQSLEKIYQQMSFGLEGSTRFGRLTSNVYVPVGEDEKVLQSSTGNVRMQGNQIVLDTVDTIGVAMKGVDVNLGFYMPGEFADERNMEAIVSWYHFEGSNVDNIDGVKFHVQGDITPYLQTQFAISNDDTFGTNVTLGMSFRFGNNDVPDNRLDRQFRRFNDSNYNVIVSKRSEIGTAIPLINPITNNAYVVQNIQNTGVPAPTTIMSIAAQDGTAENPFDTIAEAQTAGGDIFYLREGSSFSESIVLQDGQKLFGEGNAFSIDTVNYGTVSMEANASAAPVTINASLNSPAITLADNTSIAGLTLNPAAGSTSGDLIVANGIDNFRIENVTLNDATESGLVIDSSNNGYVNNLTINDSQADGVKILNHDGYMRLDNVKVEGAGGNGVLLSGGHGQTVFGGDLTLLNNQGSGLLVEDFDLITTVDDQGTVDTSDDVETDVYGFAAVENLILQGATGSKGVELVDNMGLIDIYTMDIQTTNGTGIESRNSDFVRIRDGSVSSVNAPAIDVEDSAVDIRPDSISADGGMYGIRMVRTTGTVMATGGFEEDSGGTIQNTDTAIYVEDSGSAGFQFGNFVDNTHVAVLRNAEVLDIISSKFTGTTSTIVDAENVKLFALTNNMFEGNSTTMGTAVNYVVDEAGGYVARMVRNTIVDSPKIFFNAQTMPGGESASLDFNFSENSVDLSQALGIGAKMDWTGPVNANIVSNFVTGDAANQKAFQFLTGDSAELGTFTFSQNILGFTEQNATAIEVLSQSTLDLAVFNNAIEFRGIDSVGVRTSASRTSTLILSNNFIDDYAGGATGILFPSIHDGSTITLDANEINLQRFSTFVDRGIILSNVTGTDDPFVTLVSNLNNTINGATTAVFVPANSITGRLVINGQVFE
- a CDS encoding 2-oxoacid:acceptor oxidoreductase subunit alpha, giving the protein MSAVDTQSNGNGNFRTTEQVDAVVIRFCGDSGDGMQLVGTQFTNVSAVFGNDVSTLPDFPAEIRAPAGTLNGVSGFQLCFSSTDIFTPGDEVDTLVAMNPAALKTNLADLKRGGTLIVNKDAFDKSGLSKAGYATNPLEDDNDSLAGYRVHKVDMTRLTRDSVADLGLSLKEADRCKNFFALGLVYWLYDRDAKATQDWIKSKFAKRPELVQANLSALKAGADLGYSTQAFTVHYKVPPAKLPPGKYRKMTGNEAVAMGLVAAAHVSGKELFYAGYPITPASDILHELSKLKNFGVRTAQVEDEIAAITATVGASFGGAFAVTASSGPGIALKSEGIGLAVITELPLVIVNVQRGGPSTGLPTKTEQADLMMSFFGRNGECPMPIIAAATPGDAFDVSREALRLAVEFMTPVFLLSDGYIANGAEPWKIPDLKNIKPIDFKHIKEANGQDGQYLPYLRNDRLVRPWALPGTKGLEHRVGGLEKSDGTGNVSYDPDNHQHMIETRAKKIAGIANHIPEQPLEGPDSGDLLVISWGGTYGSVRTAVQRAQKDGHKVTLAHIRYLNPFPKNLEEVIKRFDKVLVPELNTGQLRFLLRAMFLCDAKGLNKMKGKPFLVSEVYDAILENLKK
- a CDS encoding 2-oxoacid:ferredoxin oxidoreductase subunit beta — its product is MSTSIELPVLTPKDFASDQEVRWCPRCGDYSILAQVKKILPTLNIPKEEFVFISGIGCSSRFPYYMNTYGMHSIHGRAPAIATGLKVARPDLQVWVITGDGDSLSIGGNHFMHMIRRNVNLKVILFNNQIYGLTKGQYSPTSPQGKRTKSTPYGSVDAPLTPLSVAIGARATFAARSVDVDIKHLCYVLERAANHKGTALVEVYQDCNVFNSGAFDFASKKDQKVENCIYLEHGKPLIFGKDRDKGIRLNHFSQPEVVELGKGGVSEDDLLFHDEKQENPTLAFLLSQMRYPDSPEPMGVFRAIDRPTYDDEVNEQVKDVTEKYGPGNLEDLFSTGDTWTVE